One Phycisphaeraceae bacterium genomic window carries:
- a CDS encoding phytase, with protein sequence MARRSSVVAPLTALAFALGACAGPVSIVRIVQPTVQTVPVQTEGDAADDPAVWVHPSSPERSTIIGTDKTRGLLVYDLAGRLLQDIPDGRMNNVDVVYGFTLGDRTVDLAGATNRTDDSIALYEIDQTDGTLRSIAARPILTGIESVYGFCFLRSAVTGRFYAFLNNKEGVVQQWRLFERDGKVDAELVRAFPVGGLTEGIVASASTNALFVGEERVGVWKYEAEPAWLVRGVAKDSPGVPFERPRRLVAAVGRDPLVADVEGLAVYPMDGEDGGYLLVSSQGDSTFAVFGLRSSHTHLFSFRLGGTGSIDEVSGTDGIEVVAAALGPAFPRGVFVAQDDERPGSTQNFKLVPWERVEDASEGLIRGVRGWDPRARPLVVRDD encoded by the coding sequence ATGGCTCGTCGATCCTCCGTCGTGGCGCCGCTCACCGCCCTCGCTTTCGCGCTCGGCGCGTGCGCCGGGCCCGTTTCCATCGTGCGGATCGTGCAGCCGACGGTGCAGACCGTGCCGGTGCAGACCGAGGGCGACGCCGCCGACGACCCGGCGGTCTGGGTGCACCCATCGAGCCCCGAGCGGAGCACGATCATCGGCACGGACAAGACGCGAGGACTGCTCGTGTACGACCTCGCCGGTCGCCTGCTGCAGGACATCCCCGACGGGCGCATGAACAACGTGGACGTCGTCTACGGCTTCACGCTGGGCGACCGGACCGTCGACCTGGCCGGGGCGACGAACCGCACCGATGACTCGATCGCCCTGTACGAGATCGATCAGACCGACGGCACGCTGCGCTCCATCGCGGCGCGCCCGATTCTCACCGGGATTGAAAGCGTGTATGGCTTCTGCTTCCTGCGCAGCGCCGTCACCGGGCGGTTCTATGCGTTCCTCAACAACAAGGAGGGCGTCGTCCAGCAGTGGCGTTTGTTCGAGCGCGACGGGAAGGTCGACGCGGAACTCGTGCGAGCCTTCCCGGTGGGGGGGCTGACCGAGGGCATCGTCGCGTCGGCGTCGACGAACGCGTTGTTCGTCGGCGAGGAGCGCGTCGGTGTGTGGAAGTACGAGGCCGAGCCCGCATGGTTGGTGCGAGGCGTCGCGAAGGACTCGCCCGGCGTGCCGTTCGAGCGCCCGCGCCGGCTCGTGGCGGCGGTCGGGCGCGACCCGCTCGTCGCCGATGTCGAGGGTCTGGCGGTCTACCCGATGGACGGCGAGGACGGGGGCTACCTGCTCGTTTCCAGCCAGGGCGACAGCACCTTCGCGGTCTTCGGGCTGCGAAGCTCTCACACGCACCTGTTCTCGTTCCGCCTAGGCGGAACGGGCTCCATCGACGAGGTGAGCGGCACGGACGGGATCGAGGTCGTCGCGGCGGCACTCGGGCCGGCGTTCCCTCGCGGCGTGTTCGTGGCCCAGGACGACGAGCGTCCGGGCTCCACCCAGAACTTCAAACTGGTTCCGTGGGAGCGGGTCGAGGACGCGTCCGAGGGGTTGATCCGGGGCGTGCGTGGGTGGGACCCGCGTGCGCGACCCCTCGTAGTTCGCGACGACTGA
- the serS gene encoding serine--tRNA ligase — MIDLKLLREDPQRFKDGARKKGVPVDIDRILDLDKRHREALSEQETLRAEQNKLAKEAGPRMGQLMAEGKKADGARQAEIAQEVAQLRERPARLKGKIQDLELVLQAIGPELDRLLLEVPQPPDDDVPVGKGAEDNKEIRRWNPPAKGGLPAFDTSKPFERQRGFMPRNHIDLMTMHDMVDFERGVKIAGSRSYLLKGWGARLHFAALRYAMDFMSMNHGFTPINVPVLAREEALIGTGFFPAGREQVYRLDEKERGGQDLFLTGTGEVSLMAIHQDEILDESMLPLKYTTVSTCFRREAGAAGRDTAGLYRVHQFDKCEQVVICRPDEAESRAWHAKMIGFVEEILQSLHLPYRLLQCCTGDLGVKNADMIDIESWMPARVESGGDEKNPGAYAETHSASRLYDYQCRRLNMRIRTADGKPVIAHSLNNTVLASPRILIPLVENHQQADGSILIPEPLRPYLGGVDRIG, encoded by the coding sequence ATGATCGATCTCAAACTGCTCCGCGAGGATCCGCAACGCTTCAAGGACGGCGCTCGAAAGAAGGGCGTCCCGGTCGATATCGATCGGATTCTCGACCTCGACAAGCGCCATCGCGAAGCGCTTTCCGAGCAGGAAACCCTGCGCGCTGAGCAGAACAAGCTCGCCAAGGAAGCCGGGCCGAGAATGGGCCAGCTCATGGCGGAGGGAAAGAAAGCCGACGGCGCCAGGCAAGCCGAGATCGCGCAGGAAGTCGCGCAGCTCCGGGAGCGCCCGGCCCGTCTCAAAGGCAAGATCCAGGACCTCGAACTCGTCCTCCAGGCGATCGGGCCCGAGCTGGACCGGCTGCTGCTCGAGGTGCCCCAGCCCCCCGACGACGACGTGCCCGTCGGCAAGGGCGCAGAGGACAACAAGGAGATCCGGCGCTGGAACCCGCCAGCGAAGGGCGGGCTCCCCGCGTTCGACACCTCCAAACCCTTCGAGCGCCAGCGCGGGTTCATGCCGCGAAACCACATCGATCTCATGACCATGCACGACATGGTCGACTTCGAGCGCGGCGTCAAGATCGCCGGCTCGCGCTCGTATCTGCTCAAGGGCTGGGGCGCGCGTCTCCACTTCGCGGCGCTGCGCTACGCGATGGACTTCATGTCCATGAACCACGGCTTCACGCCGATCAACGTCCCCGTCCTGGCGCGCGAAGAGGCCCTCATCGGCACCGGCTTCTTCCCGGCCGGACGCGAACAGGTCTACCGGCTCGACGAGAAGGAGCGCGGTGGGCAGGACCTCTTCCTCACCGGCACCGGCGAGGTCTCGCTTATGGCGATCCATCAGGACGAGATCCTCGATGAGTCGATGCTGCCGCTGAAGTACACCACGGTCTCGACGTGTTTCCGGCGCGAGGCCGGCGCCGCCGGTCGCGACACCGCGGGCCTGTACCGCGTCCACCAGTTCGACAAGTGCGAGCAGGTGGTGATCTGTCGCCCCGACGAGGCCGAGAGCCGCGCGTGGCACGCGAAGATGATCGGGTTCGTGGAGGAGATCCTGCAGTCGCTGCACCTGCCCTACCGCCTCCTCCAGTGCTGCACGGGCGACCTGGGCGTGAAGAACGCCGACATGATCGACATCGAGTCCTGGATGCCGGCGCGCGTGGAGTCCGGGGGCGACGAGAAGAACCCCGGCGCCTATGCCGAGACGCACAGCGCATCACGCCTGTACGACTACCAGTGCCGCCGGCTCAACATGCGCATCCGCACCGCCGACGGCAAGCCCGTGATCGCGCACTCGCTCAACAACACCGTGCTCGCCAGCCCGCGCATCCTGATCCCGCTGGTGGAGAACCACCAGCAGGCCGACGGATCCATCCTCATCCCCGAGCCGCTGCGCCCCTACCTCGGCGGCGTCGATCGCATCGGCTGA
- a CDS encoding NAD(+)/NADH kinase encodes MSDRRRVVLLVNTDKPDAREALPTIRALLASHADLVGECEANACPDESLKADLAVVLGGDGTILAAARSLAERAVPLLGVNFGKVGFLAEFEPAALVQQAPTLFNPGAPLPTRDAVLLGATIERAGGPPEDLGLALNECSIAAGPPFRMIALDLSIDGQPGPLLQGDGVIVATPTGSTAYNIAAGGPILAPTTPCLVVTPVAAHSLSFRSIVVPQDAEIRITVRRANHHEFNHGAGTTLVLDGQRMAPLREGDRVRIQIHPKPLRVVTNRRANYWQTLIRKMHWAVAPGER; translated from the coding sequence ATGAGCGATCGTCGACGCGTCGTCCTCCTGGTCAACACCGACAAGCCCGACGCGCGGGAGGCCCTCCCCACGATCCGCGCGCTCCTCGCGTCGCACGCCGATCTCGTGGGCGAGTGCGAGGCCAACGCCTGCCCCGACGAGTCGCTCAAGGCCGACCTCGCGGTCGTGCTCGGGGGTGACGGGACGATCCTCGCCGCCGCCCGCTCTCTCGCCGAGCGTGCCGTTCCCCTTTTGGGCGTGAACTTCGGGAAAGTCGGCTTCCTCGCGGAGTTCGAGCCCGCGGCGCTCGTGCAGCAGGCGCCCACGCTGTTCAATCCCGGCGCGCCGCTCCCGACGCGCGACGCGGTCCTTCTCGGCGCAACCATCGAGCGCGCCGGAGGACCGCCCGAAGACCTCGGCCTGGCGCTCAACGAGTGCAGCATCGCCGCCGGCCCGCCCTTTCGCATGATCGCCCTCGACCTCTCGATCGACGGCCAGCCCGGCCCGCTCCTCCAGGGCGACGGCGTGATCGTGGCCACCCCCACCGGGTCGACGGCGTACAACATCGCCGCCGGGGGTCCGATCCTCGCCCCGACGACCCCCTGCCTGGTGGTGACCCCTGTCGCGGCCCACTCGCTCTCGTTCCGCTCGATCGTCGTGCCCCAGGACGCCGAGATCCGCATCACGGTCCGCAGAGCCAACCACCACGAATTCAACCACGGCGCCGGGACGACCCTCGTCCTCGACGGGCAGCGGATGGCCCCCCTGCGCGAAGGGGACCGGGTGCGCATCCAGATACACCCCAAGCCCTTACGCGTCGTGACCAACCGCCGGGCCAACTACTGGCAGACCCTGATCCGCAAGATGCACTGGGCGGTCGCCCCGGGCGAGCGATAG
- a CDS encoding 1-deoxy-D-xylulose-5-phosphate synthase, producing the protein MEGQADAMTNLLDTIRSPADLKRLPIDQLPTLAAEIRARIVDQVSKTGGHLAPNLGVVELTIALHYVFDFAHDRLLFDVGHQCYPHKLLTGRADLLGGLRTSAGMSGFPDPRESSYDLFSVGHAGTAISTGVGMARGDSLNSEAFDPQHNPKGRRVVCFVGDASIVNGVALEGLNNAGTLARQFLVVLNDNGMSISHPQGAMAQYFDRLRINPLYSDFKRQARKVLNRVPGGKLVEDAYHRFGEATKAWLVAREQHDGPASGREVNWFEHFGLMHIGPVDGHDLPSLIEFLAEARDFDRPMVLHVKTVKGKGIHYAEQDATTFHSPSAFSVKTDPDVTSSDAASAAATRELVNTGCRVELKKSGRSFTSAFGDALLGMMERDAKVVAATAAMPDGTGVSKVLKAFPDRTWDTGICESHAMDMMAGLAKTGLKPFFAVYCTFLQRAFDQAFQEVALQGLPVRLCLDRAGLVGGDGAVHHGFCDVAILRTLPGAVVTAAIDEPSLLAALEFMRTWETGLSAVRYPRDNVSALFASEPCPAFVVGKARALREVERPDAAILAFGSPAIASVEAATQLAPDIRVSVYDARFAKPVDRELIRDLLTRDIPILTVEDHSVVGGFGTAVLEAASEMGLNASRVRTLGIPDHWIYQNSRSSQLAETGLDAAGIAQRVRGLLLDRPKREESPASPTPRRSPAAG; encoded by the coding sequence ATGGAAGGCCAGGCCGACGCGATGACCAACCTGCTCGACACGATCCGCTCGCCTGCCGACCTGAAGCGCCTGCCGATCGACCAGCTCCCGACCCTCGCGGCCGAGATCCGCGCGCGCATCGTGGATCAGGTCTCGAAGACGGGCGGGCACCTCGCCCCGAACCTCGGCGTCGTCGAGCTGACGATCGCGCTGCACTATGTCTTCGACTTCGCGCACGACCGCCTGCTCTTCGATGTCGGGCACCAGTGCTATCCGCACAAGCTGCTGACCGGGCGCGCCGACCTGCTCGGGGGCCTGCGCACCAGCGCCGGCATGTCGGGCTTCCCCGACCCGCGCGAGTCGTCGTACGACCTCTTCTCGGTCGGGCACGCCGGCACCGCGATCAGCACGGGCGTGGGCATGGCCCGGGGCGACTCGCTCAACAGCGAAGCGTTTGACCCCCAGCACAACCCGAAGGGTCGTCGCGTGGTCTGCTTCGTGGGCGACGCGTCGATCGTCAACGGCGTCGCGCTCGAAGGCCTGAACAACGCCGGAACGCTGGCGCGACAGTTCCTCGTCGTCCTCAACGACAACGGGATGTCCATCAGCCACCCGCAGGGCGCGATGGCGCAGTACTTCGACCGGCTGCGCATCAACCCGCTGTACTCTGATTTCAAGCGCCAGGCGCGCAAGGTGCTCAACCGCGTGCCCGGCGGCAAGCTGGTCGAAGACGCGTACCACCGCTTCGGCGAGGCCACCAAGGCGTGGCTGGTCGCGCGCGAGCAGCACGACGGCCCGGCGTCCGGGCGCGAGGTGAACTGGTTCGAGCACTTCGGGCTGATGCACATCGGCCCGGTCGACGGGCACGACCTGCCCTCGCTCATCGAGTTCCTCGCCGAGGCGCGCGACTTCGATCGCCCGATGGTGCTCCACGTCAAGACCGTCAAGGGCAAGGGCATCCACTACGCCGAGCAGGACGCGACCACGTTCCACTCGCCCAGCGCCTTCAGCGTGAAAACCGACCCGGACGTCACCTCGAGCGACGCCGCCAGCGCCGCCGCGACGCGCGAGCTGGTCAACACCGGTTGCCGCGTCGAGCTGAAGAAGTCCGGGCGTTCGTTCACGAGCGCGTTCGGCGACGCGCTGCTGGGGATGATGGAGCGCGACGCGAAGGTCGTCGCCGCCACCGCCGCGATGCCCGACGGGACGGGTGTTTCCAAGGTGCTCAAGGCGTTCCCGGATCGCACCTGGGACACGGGCATCTGCGAGAGCCACGCGATGGACATGATGGCGGGGCTGGCGAAGACCGGGCTCAAGCCCTTCTTCGCCGTGTACTGCACGTTCCTCCAGCGCGCGTTCGACCAGGCCTTCCAGGAAGTCGCGCTGCAGGGGCTTCCCGTGCGTCTGTGCCTCGATCGCGCCGGGCTGGTTGGCGGCGACGGCGCGGTCCACCACGGCTTCTGCGATGTCGCGATCCTGCGCACCCTGCCAGGCGCGGTCGTCACCGCCGCGATCGACGAGCCCTCGCTCCTGGCGGCCCTCGAGTTCATGCGCACCTGGGAGACCGGTCTGAGCGCCGTGCGTTACCCGCGCGACAACGTGTCGGCGCTGTTCGCAAGCGAGCCCTGCCCGGCGTTCGTCGTGGGCAAGGCCCGCGCGCTGCGAGAGGTCGAGCGCCCCGACGCCGCGATCCTCGCGTTCGGCTCGCCGGCGATCGCGTCGGTCGAGGCCGCGACGCAGCTGGCCCCCGACATCCGCGTGAGCGTCTACGACGCGCGCTTCGCCAAGCCGGTCGACCGTGAGCTGATCCGCGACCTGCTGACGCGCGACATCCCGATCCTGACGGTCGAGGACCACAGCGTCGTGGGCGGGTTCGGGACGGCGGTCCTCGAGGCCGCGTCCGAGATGGGCCTCAACGCGTCGCGCGTGCGCACGCTGGGCATCCCCGACCACTGGATCTACCAGAACAGCCGCTCCTCGCAACTGGCGGAGACGGGGCTCGACGCCGCCGGCATCGCGCAGCGCGTGCGAGGGCTGCTGCTCGATCGCCCGAAGCGGGAAGAGTCCCCGGCGTCTCCGACGCCCAGGCGCAGCCCCGCCGCCGGCTGA
- a CDS encoding polyprenyl synthetase family protein: MNPPSTTTPAMTQPTTPESLSRAAALVDGRLDRFLSSIELAESLREAIRYALLGGGKRLRPCLALECCAAVGAPREAALPAAAAVELIHAFSLVHDDLPAMDDDDLRRGRPTLHKATSEAMAILAGDAMTVLAFRALTTEGIDPALAGLLTRELADASGAMIVGQVYDTLGGLPEGLSAQERVSLIHRCKTGALILASCRMGAMMGLRAVSPAETGRRSGSPEDALEALTTYGSAVGLMFQIVDDLLDVEQTPENTGKRTGKDAAAGKTTFPGVLGIEGSRAEVERLHALATSALAPFGERATELGRICDFLAVRTS, encoded by the coding sequence GTGAACCCGCCCTCCACCACGACCCCCGCGATGACCCAGCCGACCACGCCCGAGTCGCTCTCGCGCGCCGCCGCGCTCGTGGACGGGCGCCTCGACCGCTTCCTTTCGTCGATCGAACTCGCGGAATCCCTGCGCGAGGCGATCCGCTACGCGCTGCTCGGTGGCGGCAAGCGCCTGCGCCCCTGCCTGGCGCTGGAGTGCTGCGCCGCCGTCGGTGCCCCTCGCGAGGCCGCACTGCCAGCGGCGGCGGCGGTCGAGCTGATCCACGCGTTCTCGCTCGTGCACGACGACCTGCCGGCGATGGACGACGACGACCTGCGCCGGGGGCGCCCAACCCTGCACAAGGCGACCAGCGAGGCGATGGCGATCCTCGCGGGCGACGCGATGACGGTGCTCGCGTTCCGGGCCCTGACGACCGAGGGGATCGACCCGGCGCTGGCGGGCCTTCTGACTCGCGAGCTCGCCGACGCGTCGGGCGCGATGATCGTCGGGCAGGTGTACGACACGCTGGGCGGCTTGCCCGAGGGCTTGAGCGCACAGGAGCGGGTCTCGCTGATCCACCGCTGCAAAACCGGGGCACTGATCCTCGCGTCCTGCCGCATGGGCGCCATGATGGGGCTCCGGGCGGTTTCTCCTGCAGAGACGGGCCGACGGTCTGGCTCGCCAGAGGACGCTCTCGAAGCGCTGACGACCTATGGCTCGGCTGTCGGGCTGATGTTCCAGATCGTCGACGACCTGCTCGACGTCGAGCAGACGCCCGAGAATACGGGCAAGCGGACGGGCAAGGACGCGGCGGCGGGCAAGACCACCTTTCCCGGGGTGCTGGGGATCGAGGGTTCCCGGGCCGAGGTCGAGCGCCTGCACGCCCTGGCGACCTCGGCGCTGGCGCCTTTCGGGGAGCGTGCGACGGAGCTGGGGCGAATCTGCGATTTCCTTGCCGTGCGAACATCGTGA
- a CDS encoding PTS sugar transporter subunit IIA, which translates to MNLTEILKPTCVKVPLVALDKKGAIFELVDALAQSGRVLDAESLKQAVWTREQTRTTGIGHGLAIPHGKCASVAGLAMAIGKPANPLEFAAIDQKPVRLIVLLASPPDKTSDHIQALAKISRLMADAEFREQLYNAMSADEMYSMLASREHVAS; encoded by the coding sequence ATGAATCTGACCGAGATCCTCAAGCCGACCTGCGTCAAAGTCCCGCTCGTCGCCCTCGATAAGAAGGGCGCGATCTTCGAGCTGGTCGACGCGCTCGCCCAGTCCGGTCGCGTGCTGGACGCCGAGTCGCTCAAGCAGGCGGTCTGGACCCGCGAGCAGACTCGCACCACCGGGATCGGGCACGGGCTGGCGATCCCCCACGGCAAGTGCGCCTCGGTCGCCGGGCTCGCGATGGCGATCGGCAAGCCGGCGAACCCTCTCGAGTTCGCCGCGATCGACCAGAAGCCGGTCCGCCTCATCGTCCTGCTCGCGAGCCCCCCGGACAAGACCAGCGACCACATCCAGGCGCTGGCCAAGATCAGTCGCCTCATGGCCGACGCCGAGTTCCGCGAACAGCTCTACAACGCGATGAGCGCCGACGAGATGTACTCGATGCTGGCGTCGCGCGAGCACGTCGCGTCCTGA
- a CDS encoding ABC transporter permease → MTFLLETIKLGLKNLRLHILRSILTALGIILGVSAVITMVSIGEGSKQQALEQLERLGARNIIIRSQKPPETQQGGGGNRSWSSKFGITREDFAVIKANFPNAEHIVPLKSVGSQMLKEERRLTSQAFGVTPDLAQIINLRMDRGRYLTQADLDENATVAVIGQEVAKKLFPFSDPLNDTVRIDDKVFTIVGVLAPVGLSGGAGAALVGRDLNLDIHIPLTTATLVFGDLVIRRASGSQQANEVQIEEIYIASPTRDTVLLDAARVNRIMNVRHPGLTDITLIVPYELLESARKTALTWSLVLGAIAGIALLVGGIGIMNIMLASVTERTREIGIRRALGATRKHIIWQFLVETSVLSAIGGLIGVGLGIGLSLAIGYGVPALPSAPVVGKFFPRDVTLPTQVTSWSIIVSFAVATATGLIFGIYPAKMAAKQDPIVALRHD, encoded by the coding sequence ATGACCTTCCTGCTCGAAACCATCAAGCTGGGCCTGAAGAACCTCCGGCTGCACATCCTGCGGTCGATCCTGACGGCGCTGGGCATCATCCTGGGCGTTTCGGCGGTGATCACGATGGTGAGCATCGGCGAGGGGTCGAAGCAGCAGGCGCTGGAGCAGCTTGAACGCCTCGGGGCGCGCAACATCATCATCCGGTCGCAGAAGCCCCCCGAGACCCAGCAGGGCGGCGGCGGGAACCGGTCGTGGTCGTCGAAGTTCGGCATCACGCGCGAGGACTTCGCGGTGATCAAGGCGAACTTCCCGAACGCCGAGCACATCGTCCCCCTGAAATCCGTGGGCAGCCAGATGCTCAAGGAAGAACGCCGGCTGACGAGCCAGGCGTTCGGCGTGACGCCCGATCTCGCGCAGATCATCAACCTGCGGATGGACCGCGGGCGCTATCTGACGCAGGCAGACCTCGACGAGAACGCGACCGTCGCGGTGATCGGGCAGGAAGTGGCGAAAAAGCTCTTTCCCTTCTCCGACCCGCTGAATGACACGGTCCGCATCGACGACAAGGTGTTCACGATCGTGGGCGTCCTCGCGCCGGTCGGGCTGTCGGGCGGCGCCGGCGCGGCGCTCGTCGGGCGCGACTTGAACCTCGACATCCACATCCCCCTGACGACGGCGACCCTGGTCTTCGGCGACCTGGTGATCCGACGCGCGTCGGGGTCGCAGCAGGCCAACGAGGTGCAGATCGAGGAGATCTACATCGCCTCGCCCACGCGCGACACCGTGCTGCTCGACGCCGCCCGCGTCAACCGCATCATGAACGTGCGTCACCCGGGGCTGACCGACATCACGCTCATCGTGCCCTACGAGCTGCTCGAGTCGGCGAGGAAGACCGCGCTGACCTGGTCGCTCGTGCTCGGCGCGATCGCCGGGATCGCCCTGCTCGTGGGCGGCATCGGCATCATGAACATCATGCTCGCCAGCGTCACCGAGCGCACGCGAGAGATCGGCATCCGCCGGGCCCTGGGCGCGACGCGCAAGCACATCATCTGGCAGTTCCTCGTCGAGACCTCGGTCCTCTCGGCGATCGGCGGGCTCATCGGCGTCGGGCTGGGCATCGGGCTGTCTCTGGCGATCGGCTACGGCGTGCCGGCCCTGCCCAGCGCCCCGGTCGTGGGCAAGTTCTTCCCCCGGGATGTCACCCTCCCGACCCAGGTCACCTCCTGGTCGATCATCGTGTCCTTCGCCGTCGCGACGGCGACGGGCCTGATCTTCGGGATCTACCCGGCCAAGATGGCCGCCAAGCAGGACCCGATCGTCGCGCTGCGCCACGACTGA
- the rpsD gene encoding 30S ribosomal protein S4 yields MANYTGPKVKLSRRVGVPIADLPKHTSKRQLNPPGMHGLRGRRLRDYGIRKNEKQKLRYHYNVLERQFERYMEESARRQGNTGEVLLQLLERRLDNVIRRAGFARSIWAARQLVAHGHVRVNGRKVDRPSFQVSLNDKITIKERTQKLVREHMESLVGHVTPGWIDVNPSELTCAVTAMPTPDQIPFDVNTNLIVEFYR; encoded by the coding sequence ATGGCCAATTACACCGGCCCCAAGGTCAAGCTGTCCCGACGCGTGGGCGTCCCGATCGCCGACCTCCCCAAGCACACCTCGAAGCGCCAGCTCAACCCCCCGGGCATGCACGGCCTGCGCGGTCGTCGTCTTCGCGACTACGGCATCCGCAAGAACGAAAAGCAGAAGCTGCGCTACCACTACAACGTGCTCGAGCGTCAGTTCGAGCGCTACATGGAAGAGTCGGCGCGTCGCCAGGGCAACACCGGCGAGGTGCTGCTGCAGCTCCTCGAGCGTCGCCTTGACAACGTCATCCGGCGCGCCGGCTTCGCCCGCTCGATCTGGGCGGCCCGCCAGCTCGTGGCGCACGGGCACGTTCGCGTCAACGGGCGCAAGGTCGACCGGCCGTCCTTCCAGGTCTCCCTGAACGACAAGATCACGATCAAGGAGCGCACCCAGAAGCTCGTCCGCGAGCACATGGAGTCGCTGGTCGGGCACGTGACGCCCGGCTGGATCGACGTGAACCCCTCGGAGCTGACCTGCGCGGTGACGGCGATGCCGACCCCCGACCAGATCCCCTTCGACGTGAACACCAACCTGATCGTCGAGTTCTACCGCTAA
- the ispH gene encoding 4-hydroxy-3-methylbut-2-enyl diphosphate reductase: MRILLVSPRGFCAGVEMAVEVVEQILDALNDAGADEPVYVYHEIVHNKHVVGRFRDRGVVFVERLEDVPPGSLVVFSAHGISPQVREEARARNLTAIDATCPLVTKVHAEAIRYSRQGYQILLVGHADHQEVIGTRGEAPDAIQVVESPSDIPNLRIDDTDMLVYLTQTTLSTDDAQVIIDALKRAFPNIKEPPTSDICYATTNRQHAVRTFAPRAELVLVVGSRNSSNSVRLTEIAQNVGTPGRLVDDASELRKEWFEGVETVLLTAGASAPEDLVAGVCRTLLSWFGGDIRLVSTADEDQEFNLPSSLRRWMADRGLDPAHERVRIGHYDYSAEAYGAVPLTISAKA, from the coding sequence ATGCGCATCCTCCTGGTCAGCCCCCGTGGTTTCTGCGCCGGCGTCGAGATGGCCGTCGAGGTCGTTGAGCAGATCCTCGACGCTCTGAACGACGCCGGCGCGGATGAGCCGGTCTACGTCTACCACGAGATCGTCCACAACAAGCATGTCGTCGGGAGGTTCCGCGATCGGGGGGTCGTCTTCGTCGAGCGTCTCGAGGATGTCCCCCCCGGGTCCCTCGTCGTCTTCTCGGCCCACGGCATCTCGCCCCAGGTCCGCGAGGAGGCCCGCGCACGGAACCTCACCGCGATCGACGCGACCTGCCCCCTGGTCACCAAGGTCCACGCGGAGGCCATCCGATACTCCCGGCAGGGCTACCAGATCCTCCTCGTCGGGCACGCCGACCACCAGGAGGTCATCGGCACCCGGGGCGAAGCCCCCGACGCGATCCAGGTCGTCGAGTCGCCCTCCGACATCCCGAATCTGCGAATCGACGACACCGACATGCTGGTCTACCTCACCCAGACCACCCTCAGCACCGACGACGCGCAGGTCATCATCGACGCGCTCAAGCGGGCGTTCCCCAACATCAAAGAACCCCCGACCAGCGACATCTGCTACGCGACGACCAACCGCCAGCACGCCGTTCGCACCTTCGCGCCGCGCGCCGAGCTCGTCCTGGTGGTCGGCTCGCGCAACAGCAGCAACTCGGTCCGCCTCACCGAGATCGCGCAGAACGTCGGAACGCCGGGCCGCCTCGTCGACGACGCCAGCGAGCTGCGCAAGGAGTGGTTCGAGGGCGTCGAGACCGTGCTGCTCACCGCCGGCGCGTCGGCGCCCGAGGACCTCGTCGCCGGCGTCTGCCGCACGCTGCTCTCGTGGTTTGGCGGCGATATCCGGCTGGTCTCCACCGCCGACGAGGACCAGGAATTCAACCTGCCCTCGAGCCTGCGGCGATGGATGGCCGACCGGGGGCTCGACCCTGCGCACGAGCGTGTGCGCATCGGCCACTACGACTATTCGGCCGAGGCCTACGGCGCGGTGCCCCTGACGATCAGCGCGAAGGCGTGA
- a CDS encoding flavin reductase family protein, translating into MHLDPSSLDVAERYKLLVGAVVPRPIAFVSTISPDGSSTNLAPFSFFTAVGSNPMMLMFCPANNADGSEKDTLRNAKPREEGGTGEFVVNVVSEGIAAQMAACAHELPYAESEFALARLTPAPSVVVRAPRVLEAPVSFECETTQVIRTNPGQRAGGNVVLGRVVHVHAHEGLINDRMHVDPAKLAAVGRLAGLSYCTTRERFDLPWGAPAMELAGKPLPLG; encoded by the coding sequence ATGCACCTGGACCCCTCATCGCTCGACGTCGCGGAACGGTACAAGCTCCTCGTAGGCGCCGTCGTGCCTCGCCCCATCGCGTTCGTCTCGACCATCTCGCCCGACGGGTCGTCGACGAACCTGGCGCCGTTCTCGTTCTTCACGGCGGTGGGCTCGAACCCCATGATGCTGATGTTCTGCCCGGCGAACAACGCGGACGGCAGCGAGAAGGACACGCTGCGCAACGCGAAGCCTCGCGAGGAGGGCGGGACCGGCGAGTTCGTGGTGAACGTGGTGAGCGAGGGGATCGCGGCGCAGATGGCGGCGTGCGCGCACGAGCTGCCCTACGCGGAGAGCGAGTTCGCGCTCGCTCGGCTCACGCCGGCGCCGAGCGTGGTCGTGAGGGCGCCCCGGGTCCTCGAAGCGCCCGTGAGCTTCGAGTGCGAGACGACCCAGGTGATCCGGACGAACCCAGGCCAGCGCGCCGGGGGCAACGTGGTGCTCGGGCGCGTGGTGCACGTGCACGCGCACGAGGGGCTGATCAACGACCGGATGCACGTCGACCCGGCGAAACTGGCGGCGGTCGGGCGCCTGGCCGGGTTGTCGTACTGCACGACGCGCGAGCGGTTCGACCTGCCGTGGGGCGCCCCGGCGATGGAACTCGCCGGGAAACCGCTGCCACTGGGGTGA